In Rutidosis leptorrhynchoides isolate AG116_Rl617_1_P2 chromosome 2, CSIRO_AGI_Rlap_v1, whole genome shotgun sequence, one genomic interval encodes:
- the LOC139887731 gene encoding uncharacterized protein — MTSKRTMFDFFKPTNVDDHQSQQEVDNVMEEVAKNSQAHVGDDYIMDEPPRVESEKNDASNSGELKLDSLVRDPGLRPSFMDYPINQHDEIRRAYIKHGPYQLRKSKYPQSSSGSGSGNRSFQEAWFRKFWWLEYSEKTDAAYCFPRYLFNKKPIGRAGSETFIKQGFKNWRKVNCGQDCPFVKHVGKTSASAHNYSVKCYEDLKNQIGHIEHVIEKQTTKEIIDSRLRVRTSVETIKWLTMQACALRGHDERPDSKNQGNFLELLKLIASYNKDVEKVVLQNAPQNARYTSPDEQKEILQIFARNVQQSIRDEIGKSKFCLIVDECRDESKKEQMAIVVRFVDREGYVKERFLDLVHVKDTSALTLKNEILSSLSFHKLDVQDIRGQGYDGASNMRGEWNGLQALILKECPYAYYIHCFAHQLQLALVSASKDVVEVHKFFKNLNFIINVIDSSSKRHDQLQDAQISEIAHLAEIGELESGKGANQIQSLQRPGDTRWSSHYRSIRSLLKLYGPAIVVLREIAINGSTPSQRGDASFALTELLSFDFVIVVHLMKKIMKSTDKLCQSLQRKSQDILNALSLVSTTKLLIQNLRDQGWQSLLEKVVVFCGSNSIQVPEMTQTYKDIIRSRSKKDNMTVEHHYRVDVFIAAIDSQLQELNSRFNKSVTELLQLSVSLDPKKTLQ, encoded by the coding sequence ATGACTTCAAAAAGAACAATGTTTGATTTTTTTAAACCAACTAATGTTGATGACCACCAATCACAACAAGAAGTAGATAATGTTATGGAAGAGGTCGCTAAAAACTCACAAGCACATGTTGGTGATGATTATATTATGGATGAACCCCCGAGAGTTGAAAGTGAAAAAAATGATGCTTCAAATTCAGGGGAGTTAAAATTAGATTCATTAGTTCGAGATCCTGGCTTAAGACCTTCATTCATGGATTATCCAATTAACCAACATGACGAGATCAGACGAGCATATATTAAACATGGACCTTATCAACTACGAAAGTCAAAGTATCCTCAAAGCTCAAGTGGTTCAGGTAGTGGTAATCGAAGCTTTCAAGAAGCTTGGTTTCGTAAATTTTGGTGGTTAGAATATTCTGAGAAAACCGATGCTGCATATTGTTTTCCACGTTACCTTTTTAATAAGAAGCCTATAGGACGAGCTGGTTCAGAAACATTCATCAAGCAAGGGTTCAAAAATTGGAGAAAAGTAAATTGTGGCCAAGATTGTCCTTTCGTCAAACATGTAGGTAAAACTTCAGCTTCAGCTCATAATTATTCTGTGAAATGTTATGAAGATTTAAAAAATCAAATAGGTCATATAGAGCATGTGATTGAGAAACAGACAACTAAAGAGATCATAGATAGTAGGCTTCGAGTTAGAACTTCTGTTGAGACGATTAAATGGCTCACAATGCAAGCTTGTGCTCTTAGAGGTCATGATGAGCGACCTGATTCAAAAAATCAAGGAAACTTCCTTGAATTGTTAAAGTTAATTGCTTCTTATAATAAAGATGTTGAAAAAGTTGTGCTGCAAAATGCTCCTCAAAATGCCAGATATACTTCTCCGGATGAGCAAAAGGAAATTTTGCAAATATTTGCTAGAAATGTGCAACAATCGATTCGAGAtgaaattggaaaatccaaattttGTTTGATAGTTGATGAGTGTCGAGATGAATCTAAAAAGGAGCAAATGGCAATTGTTGTGAGATTTGTAGATCGAGAGGGGTACGTTAAAGAAAGATTTTTAGACTTGGTTCATGTAAAAGATACAAGTGCTTTAACTTTGAAAAATGAAATCCTGTCTTCTTTATCTTTTCATAAGCTTGATGTTCAAGATATTCGAGGTCAAGGGTATGATGGAGCTAGTAACATGCGTGGAGAATGGAACGGGTTACAAGCTTTAATATTGAAGGAATGCCCTTATGCCTATTATATTCATTGTTTTGCCCATCAGTTGCAACTAGCTTTAGTTTCAGCATCAAAAGATGTGGTTGAGGTGCACAAATTTTTCAAGAATCTTAACTTTATTATTAATGTCATTGATTCTTCTTCTAAGCGTCACGATCAGTTACAAGATGCTCAGATTAGTGAAATTGCACATCTGGCTGAAATTGGAGAGCTTGAGAGTGGCAAAGGAGCAAATCAAATTCAAAGTTTGCAAAGACCTGGAGATACAAGATGGAGTTCACATTATCGATCCATACGTAGCTTGTTGAAATTGTATGGTCCCGCGATTGTAGTCTTACGTGAAATTGCTATTAATGGGTCTACTCCTTCTCAAAGAGGTGATGCTTCATTTGCTCTTACCGAATTATTATCATTTGATTTTGTTATTGTTGTGCATTTAATGAAGAAGATAATGAAATCAACCGACAAGCTTTGTCAATCTTTACAACGCAAATCTCAAGATATACTTAACGCTTTGAGTTTGGTTTCCACAACAAAATTGTTGATTCAAAATCTAAGGGATCAAGGATGGCAGTCACTTTTGGAAAAAGTTGTTGTTTTCTGTGGATCTAATAGCATTCAAGTTCCTGAAATGACACAAACTTACAAAGATATTATTCGATCTCGTTCAAAAAAAGATAATATGACTGTCGAACATCATTATCGAGTTGATGTGTTCATTGCTGCTATTGATAGTCAGTTGCAAGAGTTGAATTCTAGATTTAATAAGTCAGTGACAGAACTTCTTCAGCTCAGTGTTTCTTTAGACCCAAAAAAAACCCTTCAATAA
- the LOC139887732 gene encoding uncharacterized protein translates to MIHLKLELQHYELDVLKNPELKKVQTAAELCRGLRETEKSESYPLLDRLIRLILTLPVSTSTSERAFSSMKIVKTRLRCSMGDEFLRNCLILYIERDIVESLSIDEIIDDFATKKRRRVQLQLPKVRRTFIIDGVIMLNFFYTA, encoded by the coding sequence ATGATCCATTTAAAACTTGAGTTGCAACATTATGAGCTAGATGTGCTTAAGAATCCAGAGTTAAAAAAGGTTCAAACTGCTGCTGAGTTATGTAGAGGCCTACGAGAAACTGAGAAGTCAGAATCGTATCCTTTGCTTGATAGATTGATTCGTCTTATATTAACTCTTCCCGTTTCAACTTCTACAAGTGAAAGAGCTTTTTCATCAATGAAAATTGTTAAAACAAGGCTTCGTTGCAGCATGGGTGACGAGTTTCTTAGAAATTGCTTGATTCTTTATATTGAGAGGGATATTGTTGAAAGCCTTTCAATAGATGAGATAATAGATGATTTCGCTACCAAGAAACGTAGGCGTGTTCAACTTCAATTGCCAAAGGTACGGAGAACGTTTATTATTGACGGAGTGATTATGTTGAATTTTTTTTATACTGCGTAA